CAAATGATACCGATGCAGGAAGAGCTAAAAACAGAAGAGTAGAGTTTGCAATCACTGCAAATGAGAAAATGATTAATGACGCTCAACAAGGTCAATAGTCATTTAACATATAAATATTATTTTTTAAACCGCTTTGGCGGTTTTTTTTGTATTTTTATGGCTAATTTTTGTTCGTAAAATCAGTATTTTTGCAATCGAAACCACATAAATGAAGAAATATTTAAAGTTACTTCGGGTAGAACAATGGGTAAAAAATCTTTTTGTTTTCGTTCCGCTTTTTTTCTCTGGTAATGTTAAAAACTTAGATTTACTTAGTAAAAGTATTTTTGCATTCATCATATTTTCCTTGGCAGCAGGTGTTGTTTATATTCTTAATGATTATAACGATATTGAAGCAGACCAAAAGCATCCCGAAAAAAGAAAACGTCCGCTTGCGAGTGGCGCTATATCAAAGAAAACGGCAATCAGCATTCTGATTGGTTTAATTATCGTAGATGTTGCACTTGTTCTATTTGCGCAATTCTACTTTCATCGTCCAATATGGAAATTTGCCTTCATCATCGTATTTTATTTTGTGATGAATATTGCATACACCTTCAAGTTGAAACACGTTCCGATTGTTGATATTTTTATCATTGCCATTGGTTTTGTTCTTCGTGTACAGGCTGGTGGTTACA
The sequence above is a segment of the Chryseobacterium turcicum genome. Coding sequences within it:
- a CDS encoding UbiA prenyltransferase family protein — translated: MKKYLKLLRVEQWVKNLFVFVPLFFSGNVKNLDLLSKSIFAFIIFSLAAGVVYILNDYNDIEADQKHPEKRKRPLASGAISKKTAISILIGLIIVDVALVLFAQFYFHRPIWKFAFIIVFYFVMNIAYTFKLKHVPIVDIFIIAIGFVLRVQAGGYITGIFISQWATLLTFVLALVLAIGKRRGELINAQVSGKTRKALDGYNVQFADIALSISVTLAIICYLMFTLSPEVQQKSHSSIFYTVIFVVFAFLRYLQQTLVYNRTESPTKILYRDRYIQITLVLWVISFLILIYFKHSILNFNLL